From the Amycolatopsis thermoflava N1165 genome, one window contains:
- a CDS encoding biotin carboxylase N-terminal domain-containing protein, translating into MIDNVLVANRGEIARRVFRTCSALGIARTAVFSDADAASPHVAEADAAVRLPGNTPSETYLRADLLVEAARSAGADAVHPGYGFLSENAGFARAVIDAGLTWIGPPPSAIETMGSKVESKRLMDAAGVPVLSELDPSAVTEGDLPVLVKASAGGGGRGMRVVRTLGELAEAVRSASAEAASAFGDPTVFCERYLETGRHIEVQVLADTHGTVWALGERECSIQRRHQKVVEEAPSPLVDDAMRAELFDAARKAAKAIDYVGAGTVEFLATSDGRFYFLEMNTRLQVEHPVTECVTGLDLVALQIRIAEGERLPAEPPASRGHAIEVRLYAEDPAAGWQPQSGTLHRFEIPGVDAEFALGGEAGLRLDAGVVDGSVVGVHYDPMLAKVIAWAPTRAEAARRLARALAGARIHGLRTNRDLLVNILRHEEFLAGKTDTAFLDRHGLDVLSRPAADAAGVRWSATAAALAEAAANRASARTLGRLPAGWRNVASAPLRKRYLAGDTEVEVTYRPGLRLDDAEVVEATPDRVVLDVDGVRRVFLVGRYRGLVCVDSALGAVDLVPVPRFTDPEAALAAGSLVAPMPGTVLRIAVAAGDTVAAGDPLLWLEAMKMEHRITAPADGEVTDLPVTVGQQVEPGTVLAVVTPKEQA; encoded by the coding sequence GTGATCGACAACGTTCTGGTCGCCAACCGCGGGGAGATCGCCCGCCGCGTGTTCCGCACCTGCTCGGCGCTGGGCATCGCCCGGACGGCCGTGTTCTCCGACGCTGACGCCGCGTCACCGCACGTGGCGGAGGCGGACGCGGCGGTCCGGCTGCCCGGCAACACGCCGTCCGAGACCTACCTGCGCGCCGACCTGCTGGTCGAGGCCGCGCGCTCGGCGGGCGCGGACGCCGTCCACCCCGGCTACGGATTCCTGTCCGAGAACGCCGGGTTCGCGCGGGCGGTGATCGACGCCGGGCTCACCTGGATCGGCCCGCCGCCGTCCGCGATCGAGACCATGGGCTCCAAAGTGGAGTCCAAGCGCCTGATGGACGCCGCCGGGGTGCCGGTGCTGTCCGAACTGGACCCGTCCGCGGTCACCGAAGGTGATCTTCCGGTGCTGGTCAAGGCATCCGCCGGTGGCGGCGGACGCGGGATGCGCGTGGTGCGGACGCTCGGTGAACTCGCCGAGGCCGTGCGGAGCGCGAGCGCGGAGGCCGCGTCGGCGTTCGGCGACCCGACGGTGTTCTGCGAGCGGTACCTGGAGACCGGGCGGCACATCGAGGTCCAGGTGCTCGCCGACACCCACGGCACGGTGTGGGCGCTGGGGGAGCGGGAGTGCTCGATCCAGCGGCGGCACCAGAAGGTCGTCGAAGAGGCGCCGTCGCCCCTGGTCGACGACGCGATGCGGGCCGAACTGTTCGACGCCGCGCGCAAGGCCGCGAAGGCGATCGACTACGTCGGCGCCGGCACCGTCGAGTTCCTCGCCACATCCGACGGGCGGTTCTACTTCCTGGAGATGAACACGCGCCTGCAGGTCGAGCACCCGGTCACCGAGTGCGTCACCGGCCTGGACCTGGTGGCTCTGCAGATCCGGATCGCCGAGGGCGAGCGGCTGCCCGCCGAGCCGCCCGCGTCGCGGGGGCACGCGATCGAGGTGCGGCTGTACGCCGAAGACCCGGCCGCCGGGTGGCAGCCGCAGAGCGGCACGCTGCACCGGTTCGAGATCCCGGGCGTGGACGCCGAATTCGCCCTCGGCGGCGAGGCCGGGCTGCGGCTGGACGCGGGCGTGGTGGACGGCTCGGTGGTGGGCGTGCACTACGACCCGATGCTCGCCAAGGTGATCGCCTGGGCCCCGACGCGCGCCGAAGCGGCCCGGCGCCTGGCGCGGGCGCTGGCCGGCGCACGCATCCACGGGTTGCGCACCAACCGTGACCTGCTGGTCAACATCCTGCGGCACGAGGAGTTCCTGGCCGGCAAGACAGACACGGCGTTCCTGGACCGGCACGGGCTGGACGTCCTGTCCCGGCCCGCCGCGGACGCCGCCGGCGTGCGGTGGTCGGCGACCGCGGCGGCGCTGGCCGAGGCCGCCGCCAACCGGGCATCGGCGCGGACCCTCGGCAGGCTGCCCGCCGGGTGGCGCAATGTGGCCTCCGCGCCGCTGCGCAAGCGCTACCTCGCCGGGGACACCGAGGTCGAGGTCACCTACCGTCCCGGGCTCCGCCTGGACGACGCGGAAGTCGTGGAGGCCACCCCGGACCGGGTGGTGCTCGACGTCGACGGCGTCCGGCGCGTGTTCCTCGTCGGCCGGTACCGCGGGCTGGTGTGCGTCGACTCCGCGCTCGGCGCCGTCGACCTCGTCCCGGTGCCGCGGTTCACCGACCCGGAGGCCGCGCTCGCCGCGGGTTCGCTGGTCGCGCCGATGCCGGGCACCGTCCTGCGGATCGCCGTCGCGGCCGGGGACACCGTCGCCGCCGGTGACCCCCTGCTGTGGCTGGAAGCCATGAAGATGGAACACCGGATCACCGCGCCGGCCGACGGCGAGGTCACCGACCTGCCCGTGACGGTGGGGCAGCAGGTCGAACCGGGCACCGTTCTCGCCGTCGTCACGCCGAAGGAGCAAGCATGA
- a CDS encoding acyl-CoA dehydrogenase family protein yields the protein MNFVESEERIALRKAVGDLARAYGHEYYVKVARSGGHTSDLWNEAGRLGYLGVSVPEEYGGGGAGIGDLAAVCEEFCAAGTPMLLMVVSPAICATVIARYGTDEQKRSWLPRFATGEVRMSFAITEPDAGSNSHRLKTTARRDGADWILNGRKVFISGVDEADAVLVVGRTEDAKTGKLKPALFIVPTGTPGFEYKQIEMDLVSADKQFGLFLDDVRLPAEALVGSEDAALAQLFAGLNPERIMGASFSIGIARYALDKGVAYAKERSVWGAPIGTHQGIAHPLAQVKIELELAKLMTQKAAALYDSGDDFGAGEAANMAKYAGAEVAIKAVDQAIQTHGGNGMASEYGLGTLLGAVRVGRIAPVSREMVLNFVAQHSLGLPKSY from the coding sequence ATGAATTTCGTCGAGTCCGAAGAGCGGATCGCGCTGCGCAAGGCGGTCGGCGACCTGGCCCGCGCCTACGGGCACGAGTACTACGTGAAGGTCGCGCGCAGCGGCGGCCACACCAGCGATCTGTGGAACGAGGCCGGGCGGCTGGGGTACCTCGGCGTGTCGGTGCCCGAGGAGTACGGCGGCGGTGGCGCCGGGATCGGCGACCTCGCCGCGGTGTGCGAGGAGTTCTGCGCCGCGGGCACGCCGATGCTGCTGATGGTGGTGTCCCCGGCGATCTGCGCCACCGTGATCGCCCGGTACGGCACCGACGAGCAGAAGCGCTCGTGGCTGCCCCGGTTCGCCACCGGCGAGGTGCGGATGTCCTTCGCCATCACCGAACCCGACGCGGGGTCCAATTCGCACCGTCTCAAGACGACGGCACGCCGGGACGGCGCCGACTGGATCCTCAACGGGCGCAAGGTGTTCATCTCCGGCGTCGACGAGGCCGACGCGGTGCTCGTCGTCGGCCGAACCGAGGACGCCAAGACCGGCAAGCTGAAGCCGGCGCTGTTCATCGTGCCCACCGGCACGCCCGGGTTCGAGTACAAGCAGATCGAGATGGACCTCGTCTCGGCCGACAAGCAGTTCGGCCTGTTCCTCGACGACGTCCGGCTGCCCGCCGAGGCGCTCGTCGGGTCCGAGGACGCGGCGCTGGCGCAGCTGTTCGCCGGGCTCAACCCGGAGCGGATCATGGGCGCGTCGTTCTCCATCGGCATCGCCCGGTACGCGCTGGACAAGGGCGTGGCGTACGCGAAGGAGCGCAGCGTGTGGGGCGCGCCGATCGGCACCCACCAGGGCATCGCGCACCCGCTGGCGCAGGTCAAGATCGAGCTCGAGCTGGCCAAGCTGATGACCCAGAAGGCCGCCGCGCTGTACGACTCCGGCGACGACTTCGGGGCGGGCGAGGCGGCGAACATGGCCAAGTACGCCGGCGCCGAGGTCGCGATCAAGGCGGTCGACCAGGCGATCCAGACCCACGGCGGCAACGGCATGGCGTCCGAGTACGGGCTGGGTACGCTGCTCGGGGCCGTCCGCGTCGGCCGGATCGCCCCGGTCAGCCGCGAGATGGTCCTCAACTTCGTCGCCCAGCACTCCCTGGGCCTCCCGAAGTCGTACTAG
- a CDS encoding TetR/AcrR family transcriptional regulator — MPEPRQERSRTTRRKLIDAAVDCIGEVGWAGTTVALIAQRAGVSRGAAQHHFPTREDLVTAAVEYVGEVQIAEMRRGAEGLPSGRSRIEPVVDMLLNLYTGPMFRAALHLWVAASSDESLRAVLVPLQAKVGREAHRLAVDLLGVDEARPGVRELVQSTLDLARGLGLANLLADDTSRRRRIIRQWARVLGPALPEPEVTAVGG, encoded by the coding sequence GTGCCGGAGCCCCGCCAGGAGCGCAGCCGGACCACCCGTCGCAAGCTCATCGACGCAGCCGTGGACTGCATCGGCGAGGTCGGGTGGGCCGGCACCACCGTCGCGCTCATCGCGCAGCGCGCCGGGGTCTCGCGCGGGGCCGCCCAGCACCACTTCCCGACGCGGGAGGACCTCGTCACGGCAGCGGTCGAGTACGTCGGCGAGGTGCAGATCGCCGAGATGCGGCGCGGCGCCGAGGGGCTGCCGTCCGGGCGGTCCCGCATCGAACCGGTCGTCGACATGCTGCTCAACCTCTACACCGGCCCGATGTTCCGCGCCGCGCTGCACCTGTGGGTCGCGGCGTCCAGCGATGAGTCCCTGCGGGCGGTGCTGGTGCCGCTGCAGGCCAAGGTCGGCCGGGAGGCGCACCGGCTGGCGGTCGATTTGCTCGGGGTCGACGAGGCGCGGCCCGGGGTGCGGGAACTGGTCCAGTCGACGCTCGACCTGGCCCGCGGGCTGGGCCTGGCGAACCTCCTCGCCGACGACACCTCCCGGCGGCGCCGGATCATCCGCCAGTGGGCCCGGGTCCTCGGCCCCGCCCTGCCCGAGCCGGAAGTCACCGCGGTAGGTGGTTGA
- a CDS encoding MarR family winged helix-turn-helix transcriptional regulator: MAARSEESYFPRLAAERLDIALCRASASVARAAEKAAGEQGLGVGQHLVLKMLAAVGPRSQQVLSEELRIDRSVMVGIADDLEKAGHVRRERDPRDRRAYAVTITAAGRQALAKAEAATPGFLDRTFAALSAGERDQLAALLGKLLTAD; encoded by the coding sequence ATGGCGGCCAGATCGGAGGAGTCCTACTTCCCGCGGCTCGCGGCGGAACGGCTCGACATCGCGCTGTGCCGGGCGTCGGCGTCGGTGGCCCGGGCGGCGGAGAAGGCCGCGGGCGAGCAGGGACTGGGGGTCGGGCAGCACCTGGTGCTGAAGATGCTCGCGGCGGTGGGGCCGCGTTCGCAGCAGGTGCTGAGCGAGGAACTGCGGATCGACCGCAGCGTGATGGTCGGGATCGCCGATGACCTGGAGAAGGCCGGCCACGTCCGGCGGGAGCGGGATCCGCGGGACCGGCGGGCGTACGCGGTGACGATCACCGCCGCCGGGCGCCAGGCGCTGGCGAAAGCCGAGGCGGCGACGCCCGGGTTCCTGGACCGCACGTTCGCGGCGCTGTCCGCGGGGGAACGCGATCAGCTCGCGGCGCTGCTCGGAAAGCTGCTGACCGCGGATTGA
- a CDS encoding nitroreductase family protein, which translates to MTLDLTADEVLSTTRAVRKRLDFTRPVPRHLIEECVDLATQAPTGRNRQRWHFLVVTGKAQRAAVAGIFRRAVQLASGRPLTDKDLRRMTAHPGSMRRIGEGAQYLYDNIHRVPAFVIPAVEGRTDHAPVLDQAMTWGSILPAVWSFMLAARNRGLGTVWTTAHAPLEKELAATLGVPHDEVMLAALVPLAFTLGTEFRPAPRIDRREVLHWDRW; encoded by the coding sequence ATGACGCTCGATCTGACCGCCGACGAGGTCCTGTCCACCACTCGTGCCGTGCGCAAGCGCCTCGACTTCACCCGGCCTGTGCCGCGCCACCTCATCGAGGAGTGCGTCGACCTCGCCACCCAGGCCCCGACCGGACGCAACCGCCAGCGCTGGCACTTCCTGGTCGTCACGGGGAAGGCCCAGCGCGCCGCGGTGGCCGGCATCTTCCGGCGCGCGGTCCAGCTGGCGAGCGGCCGGCCGCTCACCGACAAGGACCTGCGCCGCATGACCGCCCACCCCGGGTCGATGCGGCGCATCGGCGAGGGCGCCCAGTACCTCTACGACAACATCCACCGGGTGCCGGCGTTCGTGATCCCGGCCGTCGAGGGCCGCACCGACCACGCGCCGGTGCTGGACCAGGCGATGACGTGGGGCTCGATCCTGCCCGCCGTCTGGAGCTTCATGCTCGCCGCGCGCAACCGCGGCCTCGGAACGGTCTGGACCACCGCGCACGCGCCGCTGGAGAAGGAACTCGCCGCCACCCTCGGCGTGCCGCACGACGAGGTCATGCTGGCCGCGCTCGTGCCGCTCGCCTTCACCCTCGGCACCGAATTCCGGCCCGCGCCGCGCATCGACCGGCGCGAGGTCCTGCACTGGGACCGCTGGTGA
- a CDS encoding purine-cytosine permease family protein: MATTTGRKTGEYGEKVVAVEPGGVEPVPVADRHGRPRQLFWTWASPNLEFATIFVGVLAVSAFGLSFAQAVVAVAIGNGLGAVSHGVLSARGPRFGVPQMVLSRLPFGYRGNAVPAALMSVTAGIGWFAVNSVSGAFALNTLTGMPVLLCLVIVVVLQIGIAFFGHNLVQAYERWIFGVLAVVFAIGAVVTFAQASPSAVGGTGGVGGFLLTVGAAFGYTAGWNPYAADYTRYLPESVSGRAVGWAAGSGLFVATTVLMATGAASATLGGGDGSPTAAFTGHMPGWLSALTLLAIALGAVAANALNVYSGALAFLTLGVELPLAWRRAMVAVAFGVVGFVLAWLGLADAGTAYEHFLLVIAYWVSPWLGVVFADQLMRRGQAGLARLLPDTGRWGWQGLVAFLVAAVVSIALFANQTLYAGPVPRAVPEVGDVTCFVGFALAAGLYAAVGRRWARG, encoded by the coding sequence ATGGCGACCACGACAGGGCGAAAAACAGGCGAATACGGCGAAAAAGTCGTCGCGGTCGAACCGGGTGGTGTCGAGCCGGTGCCGGTGGCGGACCGGCACGGCAGGCCGCGGCAGCTGTTCTGGACCTGGGCCTCGCCCAACCTGGAGTTCGCCACGATCTTCGTCGGCGTGCTGGCGGTGTCGGCGTTCGGGCTGAGCTTCGCGCAGGCGGTGGTCGCGGTCGCGATCGGCAACGGGCTGGGCGCGGTGTCGCACGGCGTGCTGTCGGCGCGCGGGCCGCGGTTCGGGGTGCCGCAGATGGTGTTGAGCCGCCTGCCGTTCGGCTACCGCGGCAACGCGGTGCCCGCCGCGTTGATGTCGGTGACGGCGGGGATCGGCTGGTTCGCGGTCAACAGCGTCAGCGGGGCGTTCGCGCTGAACACGCTGACCGGGATGCCGGTGCTGCTGTGTCTCGTGATCGTGGTGGTGCTGCAGATCGGGATCGCGTTCTTCGGACACAACCTGGTGCAGGCCTACGAACGCTGGATCTTCGGGGTGCTGGCGGTGGTGTTCGCGATCGGGGCGGTGGTCACGTTCGCGCAGGCGTCGCCGAGCGCGGTCGGCGGGACCGGCGGGGTGGGCGGGTTCCTGCTGACGGTCGGCGCGGCGTTCGGGTACACCGCGGGCTGGAACCCCTACGCGGCGGACTACACGCGGTACCTGCCGGAGTCGGTGAGCGGCCGGGCGGTCGGCTGGGCCGCGGGCAGCGGCTTGTTCGTGGCGACGACGGTGCTGATGGCGACGGGCGCGGCGTCGGCAACGCTGGGCGGCGGGGACGGCAGCCCGACGGCGGCGTTCACCGGGCACATGCCGGGCTGGTTGTCCGCGCTGACGCTGCTGGCGATCGCGCTCGGAGCGGTGGCCGCCAACGCGCTGAACGTCTACTCCGGAGCGCTCGCGTTCCTCACGCTGGGCGTGGAGCTGCCGCTCGCGTGGCGGCGGGCGATGGTGGCGGTCGCGTTCGGCGTCGTCGGGTTCGTGCTGGCGTGGCTGGGGCTCGCCGACGCGGGGACGGCCTACGAGCACTTCCTGCTGGTGATCGCGTACTGGGTGAGCCCGTGGCTGGGTGTGGTGTTCGCCGACCAGTTGATGCGGCGCGGGCAGGCCGGGCTGGCGCGCCTGCTGCCGGACACCGGGCGGTGGGGCTGGCAGGGACTGGTGGCGTTCCTGGTCGCGGCGGTGGTGTCGATCGCGTTGTTCGCGAACCAGACGCTGTACGCGGGTCCGGTGCCGCGGGCGGTGCCGGAGGTGGGCGACGTGACGTGTTTCGTCGGGTTCGCGCTGGCGGCCGGGTTGTACGCGGCGGTGGGCCGTCGCTGGGCGCGCGGCTGA
- a CDS encoding isopenicillin N synthase family dioxygenase, whose translation MSPSVPLIDLTSWFDGTGRERVAAEVDHALRESGFLLITGHGVPDELRARVRSRAREFFALPAEVKRRYAVTVGGRGWLPPGVEANGYAEGTETPPDLKESYSVGADAAVGVPEVDEFWFQPNVWPSEVPEFAAASREYMARMRELSDELLTVFAAALGLPADHFTRHTGHPTYTFNINWYPALNRVGAPEPGQFRIGPHTDFGTVTVLDRQAGVGGLQVCTSDGEWVDAPFDPAAFTVNIGDLMARWTGDRWRSTRHRVLPPSADAPDEDLVSLIFFYETDHDARIASLAPPLGRTAYPEVVASEYLRGKLDAITVAP comes from the coding sequence ATGTCACCGTCCGTTCCGCTGATCGACCTGACGTCCTGGTTCGACGGGACCGGCCGCGAACGGGTGGCCGCCGAGGTGGACCACGCACTGCGGGAGTCCGGCTTCCTGCTGATCACCGGGCACGGCGTGCCGGACGAGCTGCGCGCGCGGGTGCGGTCGCGGGCGCGGGAGTTCTTCGCGCTGCCCGCCGAGGTGAAGCGGCGGTACGCGGTGACGGTCGGCGGGCGCGGCTGGCTGCCGCCGGGGGTGGAGGCCAACGGGTACGCCGAGGGCACCGAGACCCCGCCGGACCTCAAGGAGTCCTACTCGGTGGGCGCGGACGCCGCGGTCGGCGTGCCGGAGGTCGACGAGTTCTGGTTCCAGCCCAACGTGTGGCCGTCGGAGGTCCCGGAGTTCGCGGCCGCGTCACGCGAGTACATGGCGCGGATGCGGGAGCTGTCGGACGAGCTGCTGACGGTATTCGCGGCCGCGCTCGGCCTGCCCGCGGACCACTTCACGCGGCACACCGGGCACCCGACGTACACGTTCAACATCAACTGGTACCCGGCGCTGAACCGGGTCGGCGCGCCGGAACCGGGGCAGTTCCGGATCGGGCCGCACACCGACTTCGGCACGGTGACGGTGCTGGACCGGCAGGCCGGGGTCGGCGGGCTGCAGGTCTGCACCAGTGACGGCGAGTGGGTGGACGCGCCGTTCGACCCGGCGGCGTTCACGGTGAACATCGGGGACCTGATGGCTCGCTGGACGGGCGACCGGTGGCGCTCGACGCGGCACCGGGTGCTGCCGCCGTCGGCGGACGCGCCGGACGAGGACCTCGTGTCGCTCATCTTCTTCTACGAGACCGACCACGACGCGCGGATCGCCTCGCTCGCGCCGCCGCTGGGCCGCACGGCGTACCCGGAGGTCGTGGCGTCGGAGTACCTGCGCGGCAAGCTCGACGCGATCACCGTGGCCCCCTGA
- a CDS encoding nucleoside deaminase has translation MLKPDPGRLLAVAREEALLGKSEGGVPIGAALFTVDGELLGRGHNRRVQDDDPSMHAETAAFRNAGRRPHYRDTVMVTTLSPCWYCSGLVRQFSISHVVIGEARTFSGGHDWLAGLGVGITILDDPACVTLMTEFIEERPDLWFEDIGVETS, from the coding sequence ATGCTGAAACCCGATCCCGGCCGGCTGCTCGCCGTCGCCCGCGAAGAGGCCCTGCTCGGCAAGTCCGAGGGCGGCGTGCCGATCGGCGCGGCGCTGTTCACTGTGGACGGTGAGCTGCTCGGCCGGGGCCACAACCGCCGGGTCCAGGACGACGACCCGTCGATGCACGCCGAGACCGCGGCCTTCCGCAACGCGGGCAGGCGCCCGCACTACCGGGACACGGTGATGGTGACCACACTCTCCCCCTGCTGGTATTGCAGTGGTCTGGTGCGGCAGTTCAGCATCTCCCACGTGGTGATCGGCGAGGCCCGCACCTTCTCCGGTGGCCACGACTGGCTGGCCGGGCTGGGTGTCGGCATCACGATCCTCGACGACCCCGCGTGCGTCACGCTGATGACGGAGTTCATCGAAGAGCGCCCGGATCTGTGGTTCGAGGACATCGGGGTCGAAACTTCCTGA
- a CDS encoding epoxide hydrolase family protein, with translation MSEIRPFHLDVPQSQLDDLHARIDLTRWPDELPGVGWSYGIPLGYVQELTRYWRTSYDWRAHEKRLNELGQFTTEIDGQRIYFLHVRAADDDALPLILTHGWPGSVVEFLPVIEALSARHHLVIPAIPGYGFSGPTTDTGWDVPRIAHAFAELMRRLGYDRYGAQGGDWGSAISRQLGIDDAAHVAGVHVNMLGTAPSGNPAELDELSLADKERLGRREHYQRELSGYMKLQSTRPQTLAYALHDSPVGQLAWIVERFQEWTDSDGTPEDAVDRDLMLTNVMIYWLTGTAGSSARLYRESARSWGRQPGLDVPMAVAVFPHDIVLPVRRLAERDNNIVRWTEFDRGGHFAAMEEPDLFAEDVLAFFASL, from the coding sequence ATGAGCGAAATCCGCCCGTTCCACCTCGACGTCCCGCAGTCCCAGCTCGACGACCTGCACGCGCGCATCGACCTGACCCGCTGGCCCGACGAGCTGCCGGGCGTGGGCTGGAGCTACGGCATCCCGCTCGGCTACGTCCAGGAGCTGACCCGGTACTGGCGCACGAGCTACGACTGGCGCGCGCACGAGAAGCGGCTCAACGAGCTGGGCCAGTTCACCACGGAGATCGACGGCCAGCGCATCTACTTCCTGCACGTCCGCGCGGCCGACGACGACGCGCTGCCGCTCATCCTCACGCACGGCTGGCCCGGCTCGGTCGTGGAGTTCCTGCCGGTGATCGAGGCGCTGTCGGCTCGGCACCACCTGGTCATCCCGGCCATCCCCGGCTACGGATTCTCCGGCCCGACCACCGACACCGGCTGGGACGTGCCGCGCATCGCCCACGCGTTCGCCGAGCTGATGCGCCGCCTCGGCTACGACCGCTACGGCGCGCAGGGCGGCGACTGGGGCTCGGCGATTTCCCGGCAGCTGGGGATCGACGACGCCGCTCACGTCGCCGGCGTGCACGTCAACATGCTCGGCACCGCCCCGTCCGGCAACCCCGCCGAACTGGACGAGCTCTCCCTGGCCGACAAGGAGCGGCTGGGACGGCGCGAGCACTACCAGCGCGAGCTGTCCGGCTACATGAAACTGCAGTCCACGCGCCCGCAGACCCTGGCCTACGCGCTGCACGACTCCCCCGTCGGTCAGCTCGCCTGGATCGTCGAGCGGTTCCAGGAGTGGACCGATTCGGACGGCACCCCGGAGGACGCGGTCGACCGGGACCTGATGCTGACCAACGTGATGATCTACTGGCTGACCGGCACGGCCGGGTCGTCGGCGCGGCTGTACCGGGAGTCGGCCCGCAGCTGGGGCAGGCAGCCCGGGCTCGACGTGCCGATGGCCGTCGCCGTGTTCCCGCACGACATCGTGCTCCCCGTGCGCCGCCTCGCCGAGCGCGACAACAACATCGTGCGCTGGACGGAGTTCGACCGGGGCGGGCACTTCGCGGCGATGGAGGAACCCGACCTCTTCGCCGAAGACGTCCTGGCGTTCTTCGCTTCGCTCTAG
- a CDS encoding TetR/AcrR family transcriptional regulator, with amino-acid sequence MTISLSAELWPEVQPDAARRLMLAGVESFARRGYHATTTRDIASAAGMSPAALYVHFPSKAALLFAISKSGHQQTLDLVEDVAKRADEPAERMRRIVADFVAWHARRHTVARVVQYELQALPEQEYQVVADLRRRIEHLVRGVIEDGVAQGQFVVADVKTAARAVLSLGVDVARWYSERTGKTPKALGREYADLTLRMLGAQP; translated from the coding sequence ATGACGATCTCGCTGTCCGCCGAACTCTGGCCGGAGGTGCAGCCGGACGCGGCACGGCGGCTGATGCTGGCCGGTGTCGAGTCCTTCGCCCGCCGCGGCTACCACGCGACCACGACACGCGACATCGCGAGCGCGGCAGGCATGAGCCCGGCGGCGCTGTACGTGCACTTCCCGTCGAAGGCCGCGCTGCTGTTCGCGATCAGCAAGAGCGGGCACCAGCAGACGCTCGACCTGGTCGAGGACGTCGCCAAGCGCGCCGACGAGCCGGCCGAGCGGATGCGCCGCATCGTCGCCGACTTCGTGGCCTGGCACGCGCGGCGGCACACCGTGGCGCGCGTCGTGCAGTACGAGCTGCAGGCGCTGCCCGAGCAGGAGTACCAGGTCGTGGCCGACCTGCGGCGCCGCATCGAGCACCTGGTGCGGGGCGTCATCGAGGACGGCGTCGCGCAGGGGCAGTTCGTGGTCGCCGACGTCAAGACCGCCGCGCGAGCGGTCCTGTCGCTCGGCGTCGACGTGGCGCGCTGGTACAGCGAGCGCACCGGCAAGACACCCAAGGCGCTCGGCCGCGAGTACGCGGACCTCACCCTGCGCATGCTCGGCGCGCAACCCTGA
- a CDS encoding SDR family oxidoreductase, with the protein MVNSFKDRVAIVTGASRGIGLGIARELVQRGARVCITARKPEPLADAVNELGGPGVAIAVPGKADDAAHQEEAVAKTVETFGRLDMLVNNTGINPVYGPVLDIDPAAAAKILAVNVLAPLAWLRHARDAWMGEHGGSVVNVASIAGLRASPGIGLYGVSKAAVIRLTQELAVELGPKIRVNAVAPAVVKTKFATALYEGREEEVSAAYPMKRLGVPEDIAGAVAFLLSDEAGWITGQTVVLDGGVTLGGGL; encoded by the coding sequence ATGGTGAACTCGTTCAAGGACCGCGTCGCGATCGTCACCGGGGCGAGCCGGGGCATCGGCCTCGGCATCGCCCGCGAGCTGGTGCAGCGCGGCGCGCGGGTGTGCATCACCGCCCGCAAGCCCGAGCCGCTCGCCGACGCGGTGAACGAGCTGGGCGGGCCGGGCGTGGCGATCGCGGTGCCCGGCAAGGCCGACGACGCGGCGCACCAGGAGGAGGCGGTCGCGAAGACGGTCGAGACCTTCGGGCGGCTGGACATGCTGGTCAACAACACCGGCATCAACCCGGTCTACGGCCCCGTGCTGGACATCGACCCCGCGGCCGCCGCGAAGATCCTCGCCGTCAACGTGCTCGCGCCGCTGGCCTGGCTGCGCCACGCGCGCGACGCGTGGATGGGCGAGCACGGCGGGTCGGTCGTCAACGTCGCCTCCATCGCGGGGCTGCGTGCCTCGCCCGGGATCGGCTTGTACGGCGTGAGCAAGGCGGCCGTGATCCGGCTGACCCAGGAGCTGGCGGTCGAGCTGGGGCCGAAGATCCGGGTCAACGCGGTCGCCCCGGCCGTGGTGAAGACGAAGTTCGCCACCGCGCTGTACGAAGGCCGCGAGGAGGAGGTGTCCGCGGCGTACCCGATGAAGCGGCTGGGCGTGCCGGAGGACATCGCGGGCGCGGTGGCGTTCCTGCTGTCCGACGAGGCCGGGTGGATCACCGGGCAGACCGTGGTCCTCGACGGCGGCGTGACCCTGGGAGGCGGGCTGTGA